The window AAATTGATTTATAAAGGGGTTGACCTCTTTGTCGATTTCCTCCCTTAGAATGCATGCATATGGAAAATATTGTAGAAAGAAGTCTAGCTTTCACATTATAAAAGCAACTTTTTTCTTTCATTAAGCTTGCAGAACAAGTAGATTAGGATAGGTGATGTAAGTGATGAGAGACATGTGTATCGAATGTATAAAAGCCTAAAATTTTAAGGTATTTAACTTATGTACACTAATAGTCTAAAGAATTACTTTATTTTAATATGTTGTAAGTAGTTATTAATACATTTTTTATTTGTCAGGTTACTTATTTTAGGTGAAATGATTGTGAAAAAATTCTTTTGTATTATTAGAAGTTAAACTCATTTTTGAGGAGAATTTGTTTGCTGGTAGTAGTCGTATGGAAGAACAATCCATGGGAAAAACGATGTAGTACTATTAAAATTGGCACatgtaatataaataaataaatagactTGCGTACCAGTTTAGAAAAAAAACAGAATAACTATATACAAATTAAAATCTAGAAGTTCTCATCTTTTTAAATTCGTGATCacaaatttttaaatataaaagatATTCTAAAGAACAGTAGAACTATAGCCAATCTCATCTAAAGATCACAAATTTGCTTTCCTAACGTATCCAAAGGGAacttatatttaaaaattaaaggaCTACATGATTAATTTGTAGGCCAATGCGATCACTTTTTGTTAGCAATATGTTAGTTGCTTTCACAAACTGTTCCACATATATTTACATCAAGATTTGTCTAATCTTACCTGCCAATGCAGTACAAACTTTACTACTATTAAAGACAAGTAAAAGTTTGACTATATAATATTAAAAGGTTATATCATGTTTTTTGACTTGTATTTTCTTCGGTCTATATTGCTATTTTGAATCACATTTAGTTTGCACATGCAAGATAACGTTAAGACAAATAATTGAAACTTATCGACTATAATAATCTTTTGAagaataattaattaaatcagaTTAACAACCAAGCTAAATTAAAGACAAGTAAATAGAACTGGAGGGAGTATGTGACAAAGTTAATATAGCTTTTCACCCCGAAAAACATGTCCAAGTCCAGCATTTAACATGGTTATATTTGTTATTTCTATTAAgtcctattttttattttttattttttgtggtGCCACACCATTTTCATTTTATGCAACTATTTTAAAAGACTCAAGATATTTGTATAAAAAGTTCACCACCTCTATATATCAGTGTGGTATCATTAATTTAGTTATTCCTTCACGAATAATTCAACTTCTCTAATTAAGATTTCGTCTATAGAATGCTAAAAATATGCATCATAGAATATATAAGCGTAACAAGCATTTCTGCCTCGCAAAAAGGAAGTGGTGTACAAATTAAACCAACATATATCACATTGAATAAAAGTTAACCAATTAAACTCATATTTCTTTCTAAttattgaaagtacaagaggggtgAATTGTAACCGATTTTAAAACTTAGTTGACTAAAAAAGGAATTAGTCGACTAAACTTCACAGTGGGATTAATTGCAACAGAAATAAATTGTGCAGAATGAAAAGTAAAGGAAGCACGACAATTTTATATTGGTTCAGTACTGGTGTGGTACCTACGTCCAGTTCCCTTGGGCcacaagggttctcttagatcttcaatAAGTCTTTACAACAGTGATAGTTTTAGTACGTTCACCACCAACGACATACAACAACAATGCTTATCTAGTGTTGACACAACTCTTGTATTGTTTTCTAACTCTTCTTATCTTTTGTGACACTTGTAGACTGAGAAATACAGTATTTGTACTAAGAACTATAAAGGTGTAGAAACAGATGTGAAGTTGCATAATCTTCCTTGTCCTTCTACTTCTTCTTTAATAGTGCTCGATGAGTCTTCTGATTTCTCTTTTCTGGGATCGCAAAAGAACAATGATTGGAGATCTTTCCTTGTGAGGCATAGACTTCTAAGAGTAAGACCCAAGGGTAGACTCATGAATCTAGCTTGATAGGTGTGGCCAGATTCATTCTTAGTTTGAAGTTTTGGCTCCTCCAATTAACCTTGGTTAGAGCTTCCGCAGATTGCCCTTGATTAACTCTCTATCCTTGATTGACTCCCTTTCCTTTCTTGCACGCTTGAGAATCTTTAGCTCGTTTGATTGATTGTCTTTCTTTCCTCGTTCTTTGATTGATTGattctttttttatttgataCGGGAGTTTGAAAAACAAACCTGTTTGCTTCCTCTGGCTTCCTTGTATGATTTTCTTTCATTCATCAGAGCTATAGCGAATCTGCGCTCAAAGTGAGATGATATTAGTCAAGGCTCTTTTAATTATTGATCATTAATAAAATTCTAAACCTAACAATCTCTCTCTTTTTTATGATGACAAATAATCCAAAAAGAGTTCGACTAATTTAGGGGATACTTCCCTTTACAAATGTACTTCTGCTCCCCCCTGCCTTTGTGCTCCTTGTTTGTTTGCATGCTCCCCCTGCCTTTGTACTCTTTTtctctcccctccccccccccctccccccgacaTCAATCAAAATGAGCAAGAAGAGATACAGAGAATAATAACTATAAATAATACTAGTTAAGCaggcaaaaaatatatatatctaaCAGTTATACCAGACATAGTCGACTGTATGCCCATCCAAACATAGCCAAAAGAGAAGTTTTATCAAGCGAcacaaaaaaaacaaagaaaaagattGTTTAAACAGCCCAGACACTTAATTCCTTCCAAGTAAATACTTCAAAGTGTTGATCACTTTGGTGGAGAAACTATCATAGGAGATATTAATCTCCATGGTGACTTTGGTCATCTTCTCAGTGACATCCTGCATAGCCATGATCCCTTGCCTCTTTGTGTCTTGGAGGGTGATCCTTAACCTGGCCACATCTGCTCCAGTTTCCTTAGTCACACCCCTGATCTTGTCCTCATATTCCTGCATAGAGGTTAGCAGTTCCTTGATACCTGCAATATTTTGCTGCATTAGTAGCAACTGATCTGAGGAAGAGGATTTGCTTGTTTCAGATTTAATCCCTCCAGTGCCCTGTTGAGGAGTGGATTCTGGTGCTTTGTCTTTCTTGAACCAGGTTCCCTCAACAAGAGTGTACCCCATCATGGCAAAGGCAGTCTTTTCATATGTGCTGGAGATAGTTTTAGGGGTATAGGAAGACAAATATACTTTCATAACTTGCAAGATATGAGAGATTAGTAAACCATAAGGCAAACTATTAGCAGAAGATGAGACATGCCTGATGCTTTCAATCATATACTAACGCACCCAAGCAAACCAATTAATAGCCTTTCCATTCACAAGACAGTACAGGACAAACATATCTTTGAGAGACAGGGTGCTAAGAGAACCAGTACGGGGTAACAGGGTAGTAGCAATAATGTGGGCTAGTACATGATCctcaaattttagatttttgggaCCAATGTCAAGGGGTTTGTTTTCAGACAACACATTTTTTGCTTCCTCAAACGACACTTCAAAACTATCAGGCCAAGTTGCAAAAAGAAAATATACCCAACAAACTTGGTAGCAAAGATTTTTTCAAACATATAAGAGTCAAGAATAATGCGAGTTCCCAAAACCATGGATTCTAAGTCATTTTTATCATTCACAAACAAATTTGCATAAAACATACGCACACGCTCTTCATAGACAGTGTCACCAACAATGGAAAATAGGGAGAcaagtttttgagtttcaaacataGAGATAACATCACAGTGAGAGTTTTTCATAGATTTCAAACTTACAATGCGACCATAGGCAATCGACTTCCCTTTGTAAGCGACAAATTTTGCTTTTTCTTTGGGACCATAGAAGTTCATCTTGTCTTCAAGCTCAAACTCTATACTTTCTGTTTTTCCCCTCTTTTGAGATGACTGTTTGGGGATGGACTTCATTGGACGTTTTTCGGCCATCTTTTGAGCGATAAAAATTTCTTCTGCGAATCACTGGATTCATCCTCGAACTGTTGATGATCTGTACTACCACAGGATCATCAGTTTGATGATTTTTCTTGAAGTGATGGCTTCTTCTAGGCATGTAGGGGATGGAGAGAGTTTGGTTTTGGCAATGAGTAAGAAGGACCAGAGAGACTTTCTTTGAGATAGTGGGAGATATGAATAAGAGATGAGAGGTTAAAAAGGGGTGAATGGACGCCTCGATTCTAGAGAGACGTGTGAAAGGAAAAGTTACCTTCTACAAGCCCGTCGTCGGTCAGATAATAAATGCACTTACAGAGTAATCAAATACATAGAGATATTTTGGCAAAATTCACGAAGatcaattatggaaaattatctAAAATCGACAAATTTAGACAAATTAAATGGGAATCAAACAAATACCAATTTTGTCTCGAAGAAAATCGAATCTCTCTTTAAGTAATGATTTTGTGAAAATATCTGCTAACTGATTTCAGTATTGATAAATTCTAATACAATGTCACCTTTTGCAAAATGATCGCGGATAAAATAATGCTTAATCTCAATATGCTAAgccctagaatgatgcacatAATTTTTTGAAAGACAAATAGCACTAGTATTATCACACATAATTGGAAAGCAATTAAGACGTAAATCATAGTCTAACAGTTGATGCATAATCCATAGAACTTGTGTGCAGTAGTTGCCTACAATCAGATATTCTGCTTCAGTAGTAGATAAGGCAACATATCCTTGTTTCTTGTTGTGCCAAGATATAAGGGATTTTCCAAGTAACTGGCACGTTCCACTTGTGTTTTTCCTGTCAATTTTATCACCTGCAAAGTTTGTGTCTGAAAAATCTTTGAGATCAAAGACATTTAAGCTTTCATACCATAATCTATAGTCGATTGTCCTTATCAGATATCTGATACTACGTTTAACAGCAGTCAAGTAGGATTCTTTGGGAGCTGACTGATATCTTGCATATTTGCAAACACTAAACATAATATCATGTCTGTAAGATAAAGTAGAGATACAATCATACCTCGATACATTATTTCATCAATACGGTTACCATCTTTATCTTCATCTAGGGTGGTTGATGAACTCATAGGAATTCCTATGGTCTTAGCATTAGATATGCCAAACTTCTTGATAAGCCTATTTGTTTTGACTAATGAAAGTCTCTTTCTATACTTTCTTGATTTGTAGAATAAGGAAGAAGGTTAATTCttccatcatactcatttcaaattcccCTTTTATTTTGTTTGAAAAATTCTTGCATAATCATCTACATAGATTTGCACAATTAAATTACCTTCAGCTGGTCTTTTGATAAGGAGAGTAGTATTAATATTACCTCTACCAAACCCATGTTTGATTAGGAATGAACTTagcctttcataccaagctctagAAACTTGCTTTAGTCCGTACAAGGCTTTGGATAACTTGTAGACATGATTTGGAAAGGATTCATTAACAAATTATGGGGGTTGCTTAACAAACATTTCCTCAAAAATAAAACCGTTCAAGAACGCGCTTTTTACGTCTATCCGAAATAGTCTAAAACATTTGTAAGCAGCATAAGCTAATAAGATACGAATAGATTCTAACCTGACAACATGAGCGAAGGTTTCCTCTTAATCAATTCCTTCTTCCTTTAAATAACCTTGACCAACCAGTCTAGCTTTATTTCATACCACTTGTCTATACTCGTTCAGCTTATTTTTGTATACCCATTTTGTTCCAACAATGGATGCATTTGGAGGTTTAGGGATGAGTTCACATACTTTGTTCTTCTCAAATTGGTCAAACTCCTCCTGCATTGCAGTTATCTAGCTTTCGCCCCCAAGGGCCTCATCTACCTTTTTTGGTTCGAACTGAGATATGAGGGCAATATTTGATATCTGCTTTAGCGATCTTCTTGTTTTCATACCTTCCTGAGGATTTCCAATGATATACTTATGTGGATATTCTGACTCACTTTTCCATTCATTTGGAACAGCAAATACTGGCTCTGTTTCAATGGGACTTGATTATTCAGCTGTAGGAAGCTCCTGGTTATCTATGAAACTATCAGTTGACTGATCCTACTGGTCAGTCACCTCATCACGAGTGTTCTCACCTGTATTGACAGACTTTGGAACTATGAAGATTTTCTTATCTTTAGGAAGTTTTTCATTCCTTGAGCGAGGGTTAGTGTCCACAAATACAACATGTATAGATTCTTCAATAGATAAAGTACGTTTATTAAAAACTCTATATGCTCTACTATAGTGAGAGTATCCAAAAAAAATACCTTCATACCTTCATCACTTTTGGGATCAAACATACCAAGGTTGTCTTTTCCATTGTTGTGGATAAAACATTTGCAACCAAAAGGATGGAAATAACTGATGTTGAGTCTTTtacctttccatagttcatatgaaGTCTTTTTTAGAATAGGTCGAATTAAGCATCTGTTGATGATAAGACATGCGGTGCTTACAACTTCTGCCTAGAAGTGGTGTGGGAGGGAGTTTTCAACAATCATAGTTCTTGTCATATCTTGCAAGGTTCTATTTTTGCGTTCTACCACTCTATTTTGTTGAGGTGATCTGGGAGATGAAAAATTGTGGGAAATCCCTTGATCTTTGCAGAAGTTTTCAAATGCTTTGCTTTCAAATTCTCCCCCATGATCACCTCTTATTATAGATATGTAGTATCCTTTTTTCCCGTTGTACCTTCTAGCAGAAGACTTCAAAATTTCTCAATATTTCATCTTTATAACTCAAAAAATAACCTAGGTAAAACGAGAAAAAATCATCTACTATAACAAAAGCATATTTTCTACCACCTATACTAGCAGTTCTAGTTGGACAGAAGAGGTCCATAAGCAAAAGTTGAAGAGGTTTTGTAGTAGAGACTATGTTTTTAGCTTTAAAAGATGACCTGGATTGTTTTCCTAACTGACCTGCAAAAAAATTTGATCTTTTGAAAAATCAGGTTTTGGGGGACCAATGACAAGATCATGTTTGGAAAGTATTTGAATAGTATGCATGCTAGCATGACCAAGTTTTCTAAGTCAAACCCAAGGATTATCAATCATAGAGGCTAGATAAATCTAATTTTTGTGACGTCTCGATAGGTCATTTACAGTTTTGTCCTTAAATTATGTGTTTTGAAACCTCGATTAGCTCCATTTAGCCTTcttcgatttgcatgcgcagtccgtatctTTTTCGaaagatttttatgtgaaaattagataaatgtgaaatcgtgccttaaaaactcatttgagttgaccttggtcaatGTTTGTGAGTAAAtggacccagatcagtattttgaaggTCCTGGTGGttacgtattgtgatttgggacttgactGTATGTCCGAAATTGAATTTGGATGTCCCTAACTTCAAATTATCGTAATTTATTAAAAACTAGAagcttaaaggtttaaagaattaataagtttgaccgtaatttgactttgttgctaccgggtccGGATTTTAGTTCCGAAATATAATATAGGTTCATTACTGTAATTATGACTcgtctacaaaatttggtacaaaatggagttgatttgacaagtttcggacgtccgattgtaaaaTTGAAagtttttaagtttcattaaaaatttcattcgttttcgtgtctgattcatagttctaggtgttatttttgtattttgatcatgcgagcgagttcatatgatatttttggacttgtgtgcatctttggtttagagccccaagggttcgggtgagtttcggataggctactgagtgatttcgaacttagTAGAATAGCTGATGCCTCTTCTGTTATTGGTGCTCTACTGCAGGTATCATATTTACGAGATCTGGCCCGCATTTTCGAGCCTCGTTTATGCGAACAAGGCTTCGCATTTGTGAGCATGGGCTACTTAGGggactttcgcatttgcgagatgaaagttcgcatttgcgaacttgcttcttccgcttttgcgaaggcagagtcgcatttgcgactcagcGTGTTTCAGGTCAATCTTCGGATATGCGAAGGGTGGTCTGATTAGAGTGTTGTGGGACTCCTGGCCACTCTACCAAcagagttatttcttatgtgaaggctcgacgtatggtcgagaaggggtgtctcgCCTATTTGGcctatgtccgtgattctagtgcggaggttccatccatggatttagtaccagttgttcgtgagtttccagaggtatttcctgcagacctgccggggatgccacccgaaagggatattgatttttgtgttgatttagctccgggcactcagcccatttttattccgccataccgtatggccctgccgaagttgaagaagttgaaggaacagttgcaagatttgcttgataagggcttcattagacctagtgtctcaccctggggtacACCCGTATTGttcatgaagaagaaggatgggtcgatgaggatgtgtatagactatcggcagttgaaaaacgtcactatcaagaacaagtattcattgttgaggattgatgacttagttgatcagcttcagggtgccaaagtattttcgatGATTGATTTAAGGTATGGCTACCaatagttgaggattagggcgaccgatgtccctaagacggcTTCTTTTGtgattatattcattgatgatatcttgatctactcccgcagttgagaggagcatgagcagcatcttcgtattgtacttcagaccttgagagataccagttatatgccaagttttcaaagtgtgagttttggttagactcagtcacctttttgggacatattgtatcggcagagggcataaaggtggatcctaagaagattgaggtagttcagaactagcctagacctacattagctacagagattcggagcttcctgggtttggtgggttattatcaCCGATTCGTGGAGGGAGTTTTATCTATAgtagccccattgaccagattgacccagaaaggtgccccgtttagatggtcggacgagtgtgagttgagattttagaagctcaagactactttgactacgatGCCAGTATTGGTGGTTCCCACCGGTTCAGGGCCTTACacgatgtattgtgatgcatcatgtattgggcttggtgcagtgtTGATACAGGATGGCAGGGTTATTGCATACGCATCGcggaagttgaaggttcatgagaagaattaccccattcatgacttagagttagcatccattgttcatgcgttgaagatttggaggcattatctttaaaGCGTGTCGTGCGAGGTATTCATGGATCATCAGAGTcaacagtatttgttcaagcagaaggatctcaacttgaggccgaggagatagttggagttgttgaaagactatgatatcaccattttgtatcatcccaggaaggccaatgtggtgtccCACGCCTTGAGTAAAAatgttgtgagtatgggcaaccgtgcgtatattccagttggtgagaggccgcttgctgcagatgttcaggcgttggccaatcagttcgtgatgTTAGATGTTTCAGAGACCAGTTGTgttttagcttgcacagtcgctcggtcttccttgtatgagtgcATTAGAGAGCAtcggtatgatgatcctcatttgtatgtccttaaggacacggtgcagcatggCGGTGCCAAACAGGTTATGGTTGGAGATGATGTggttttgaggatgtagggccgtatttgtgtgcccaatgtggatgggctccatgagttgatccttgaggaggcccatagttcccgatattctattcacctgggtaccgctaagatgtatcaggacttgcggcaacattattggtggtggaggatgaagaaggatatcgtTGCATATGTaactcagtgtctaaattgttggcaagttaagtacaagcatcagaggcctagtggtttgcttcagaagttagagattcctgagtggaagtgggagcgtatcactatggattttgttgttggactcccatagactcagaggatattcgacgcagtatgggtcattgtgtacaggctgaccaagtcggcacattttattccactgacaattacctattcttcaagcGATTAGCTGAgttctacatccgtgagatcatccgtcttcacggtgtgcccgtgtctatcatttctaatcgagCTACGCAGTTTACCTTGCACTTCTAGAGggtagtacaacgtgagttgggcatacaggttgagttgagcacaatatttcatccccagacggacggacagtccgagcgcactattcagatattggaggacatgtttcACGCTTGTGCTATGGATTTTGAGGGTTCTTGGGACCAAttcttgccacttacggagtttgcctacaataacaactactagtcgagcattcagatggctccttatgaggcattatataggaGGCGGTGTCGTTTTCCAGTTGGATGGTTCAAgccgggggaggctaggttgttgggtacagagttggtacaggatgccttagataaggtcaagattatttaggatcgactttgcaccgctcagtctaggcagaagatttatgctgaccgtagagttcatgatgttgtattcatggtcggagagagggtGTTGCTCCGGGTTAcactcatgaagggtgtgatgaggttcagaaagaagggaaagttgagccctaggtatattacaCCCTTTCAGACTCTtcagagagtgggagaggtggcctaTAAGCTCACATTGCTACccagtttatcagcagtccatccggtgttccatgtgtccatgctccgaaagtatcacggtgatcagtcccatgtgttagatttcagctcagtccaattggacaaggatttgacttatgaggaggagccaatggctattctagctcggcagaACCGACAATTgaagtctaagagttatccttcagttcgagtgcagtagagaggtcagccgatcgaggcagctacctgggagtccgagtgagacatgcagagtagatatccacaccttttcaccaatccacgtacttttctatgtccgttcgaggacgaacgtttgttttagaggtggagaatgtgacgacccgataggtcatttacaATTTTAACCTTAAATTCTATGTTTCGAAACCTTGATTAGCTCCGTTTATCCTTCCTCGATTTACGTGTGCAGTTCGTGTCTTTCCAGAAGGTTTTAATGTGAAAatttgataaaaatgtgaaattgTGCCTTAAAaacccatttgagttgacttcgatcaatgttttgagcacaacggacccggatcagtgttttgacggccctgatgggtccgtatcatgatttgggacttgggcgtatgtccgaaatcgaTTTCGGAAGTCTCTAGCTCGAATTATCAATTTTTATTGAAAACTAAAagcttaaaggtttaaagaattaataattttgaccgtagtttgactttgttgctactggGTCCGGATTTTTATTTcaaaacttggtataggttcattactataattatgacttgtctgcaaattttagtgcaaaacggagttgatttgacgtgattcagacgtccggttgaaaaattaaaagttcttaagtttcattgaaaaattaatttgttttggtgtccgatttgtagttctaggtgttattttggtgttttgatcatgtgagagagtttgtatggtatttttggacttgtgtgcatgtttgatttggagcccggagggctcgggtgagtttcggataggttacggAGTGATATCGAACTTAGTAGAATAGCTGATGCCTCTTTTATTTTTGATGCTCTactgcaggtctcgcatttgtgagatccggctcgcatttgcaagcctcgcttctgcgaacaaGGCTTCGCATTTACGAGCATGGACTGATTGGTggactttcgcatttgcgaggtgaaagttcacatttgcgaacttgCTTCTTCTGCTTTTGCAAAGGTAGAATCACATTTGCGACTCAGCATGTTTCTGGGCAATCTTCGCATATGCGAAGGGTGGTTTGCATTTGCGGGGgcatgggttcgcatttgcgactaaaacatcgcatttgcgatgactgtCATTTCTGAGaagggatcgcatttgcgacctctttctcgcatttgcgatgttcgcaattgtgaaaaaaaaatatcaaaattgaGATATCTGTAGATGGTAAAAGAGGGGGAATAtgggattttagctcattcttCCAAAGTCTCAACCCTAAAAACCTTAAAGGCGATTTTCCCAAGAGCCTTTCTTCTTAAATTCATTGGTAAATgactctaacctactttctttcaattacccattatatttcgtAAGATTTCAACTTTAaatctaggatttccatggtagaaattaaggatttgggtagaattagaaatttttgtaaaattagaatttagaccttgaattgaggtcggatttcaaattGAATTGCATAATCgagctcgggagtgaatgggtgatcgagttttggtccgaacctcggattttgaccaagcgggcccgtggttaacttttgttgactttttcaataatgatctaaattgaacctcttttgttcatgagtagtttctaaagcttaatttgaatcgtttggttaataatttgctagattttgttggtttggaggcttgttcaaaaggcaatgCCGTGATTGAATTTTGAGAagattgcggagcgaggtaagcgTTGGGGTTAACCTTGATTCGAGGGAATaaggaacccttgagctatgtgctatatGAATCATGTGTAGCGGCATATATGggaggtgatgagtgtatatacgccgccAAAATACTTGTTTCCCTGCtttccgtatttcattaattgtttcattccatgtctttactgttacatgctttaaatGCTTCCCGTGCCTTTACTTGCTACTTGTCAATTATTATTCTAGTGTTAAAAATGTTAAATTCTCCCATGCTTTCATGATTGGCTGTTTCTTGCCTTAATTGACTTACTTGCACCCTTTAATTTTTATTTACTCGACTTGTCTTACTGCTTAATATTAATTATAGTGAATTCCCAATTTGGCACGAGACCTCCTTTCTGGTTCTGCTTCATATtcgttaatcgtagagattcttgtgattcgaGTTGTTAAATTGATTACACTCATTGATTTAgttatattgatatggtgggatcgcattgcgtgccgcaacaggtggaataagggtggattgatatggtaaAATAGGGGTGAATTTATATTGCtttggtgggatcgggttgcgcgccgcaacaggtgaaataagggtggattgatatggtga is drawn from Nicotiana tomentosiformis chromosome 12, ASM39032v3, whole genome shotgun sequence and contains these coding sequences:
- the LOC138902417 gene encoding secreted RxLR effector protein 161-like yields the protein MQEEFDQFEKNKVCELIPKPPNASIVGTKWVYKNKLNEYRQVTISDRRKKRVLERHDIMFSVCKYARYQSAPKESYLTAVKRSIRYLIRTIDYRLWYESLNVFDLKDFSDTNFAGDKIDRKNTSGTCQLLGKSLISWHNKKQGYVALSTTEAEYLIVGNYCTQVLWIMHQLLDYDLRLNCFPIMCDNTSAICLSKNYVHHSRA